Within the Candidatus Limnocylindrales bacterium genome, the region GCCAGGGTGTTTCCGGACCCGGATGATCCAAAGCCCCTTCATAAGCCAGGGTGGTGCAACCGATCAACAGAGGCGCATATACAATATAGCTATGGCCAACAACCCAGCCAATATCCGAGGTAGACCACCACACATCGGTGGGTCTCATATTAAAACACCAGCGGCCCATGCTGTAAATACCTACCGAATAGCCTCCATGGGTATGGACGGCCAGTTTCGGCTTTGCCGTAGTCCCCGAAGTAGCCAGGATATAAGCCGGTTCATTGGCCTCCATGGAAATATACCCTCCCGATTGATCGGCAGCCCGTGCCAGAAACTCTGACCAAAAAATATCACGTCCGGGGGTCATGGGGATATCGTCTCGGGTTCGATGCAGAACGATGACCTGCGTAACACTATGACCGGCCGTTTCGAGGGCCGAGTCTACAATCTCCTTAAGGTGAACATCCTTTCCCTTACGGAAGGTAACATCCGCCGTAAAAACCAACCGTGAACCACTGGCTTGAATACGATCTATCAAGGCTCCGGCCCCAAAACCCGCAAAAACCACAGAGTGAATGGCACCGATTCGGACTGTGGCCAACATAAGCATAACCGCTTCGGGACAGAGGGGCATGTAAATGGTAATGCGATCCCCCTTCTGAATCCCCATGCCCCTGAGGGCCGCGGCGATACGTTCGACTTCATGGCGGAGTTGGGCGTAGGTAAAAAGACGACGCTCCCCCCGCTCGTTGATATAAATCAGGGCCGTGTGTCCCCCCCAACCCCGGTTGATATGGTAATCTAAACAATTGTAAGCTAAATTGGTCTGGGCACCCAAGAACCAGCGAAAGGTAGGAAAATTCCACTCAAAGACCCGGTCCCACTTGCGAAACCAGGGTAGTTGCTCAGCTGCCCGGGCCCAGAATCCTTCAGGATCTAACGTTGCCTCCCGACGCCAGCGTTGAGCGATTGGATTAATCAGCTCCATGACTATACCTCCTTAAGGTAAGGTTATGAAAAAATTTAATTGAAATCTTTCAAGCGGTGAAAAGGACCGGATTATTAAATATAAGAATCGGGAAGGTAAGTCAACAACTTTCTCGCAAGATAGGATAGATGAAAAATCAGAGCACGCATCAATACGTTACGTCATGTAGGGCGAAATATGGTTTCGCCCTACGACTCCAGGAACTACCCGGCCATCCGGCATTTGGAAATTCCTTCAAAATACCTCCGGATTAGCGATTCTGCTCCGTTCCGGTTTCTGTTCCCGTAGAAGATTCCTCTTTTTTAGGTTCTCCTCCTTTCATACTTTCTCCTTCCTTCGCTTTCATTCTCTTAGCCTGAAGAATCCTCACCGAAGTGGCAACTTTTTGGCCACCTTCCTCCCGGTACCATACCATGACGTGCTCACCAGATTTAATATCTGCCGTGGTTTTTACCTCTCTACCTCCCCGAATCTTGGTCTTATCATTAACAACTACAGATATCTCCTCCGGAGTCGTACTGGATGTCCCTTTTTCTAAAGTCAGTTTAAGGGTATTATCCGTCATTTCTTTAACCATTCCGTAAACTCGAGTCCCGGGAGCTCTTCGAGATTTGGAAGGGGCTTTTTTCTCAGAAGTCGAAGGTTTTGTTTCTGAAGTTGAAGGTTGGGACATACCCGGTTGCTCTTCTGCAGCATAGCTGATTCCTACAGAAAGGAAGGTTAACACTAAAATAAGGGTCAATAATTTTTTAACCATGGGCTCCTCCTTTTC harbors:
- a CDS encoding acetate--CoA ligase; the encoded protein is MELINPIAQRWRREATLDPEGFWARAAEQLPWFRKWDRVFEWNFPTFRWFLGAQTNLAYNCLDYHINRGWGGHTALIYINERGERRLFTYAQLRHEVERIAAALRGMGIQKGDRITIYMPLCPEAVMLMLATVRIGAIHSVVFAGFGAGALIDRIQASGSRLVFTADVTFRKGKDVHLKEIVDSALETAGHSVTQVIVLHRTRDDIPMTPGRDIFWSEFLARAADQSGGYISMEANEPAYILATSGTTAKPKLAVHTHGGYSVGIYSMGRWCFNMRPTDVWWSTSDIGWVVGHSYIVYAPLLIGCTTLAYEGALDHPGPETPWQIIEEFGVTGIFTSPTAVRLLMRYGEGPSRKSDLSSLERIFCAGEVLNAPAWEWLQKQVLNDRIPVIDHWWQTETGGPVIGNPYGLTLVPIKPGSAGIPLPGMEIAVMTPEGELCAPGEKGILVIQRPFPSLTPALWGEPERYGRDYWKRIPNKNVYFTGDSAHLDEDGYVWFAGRADEVIKIAAHRIGTIEVESAILKHPAVTEAGVTGRPDPVRGEVISAFVVLKHGYEPSPQLRQEVLETIRRELGPVAVVGDLNFVNMLPKTRSGKIMRRVLKAVVLDKEPGDITTIEDEGSVGEARQAWQQMKAEITGIPGEEVISS